In one Antennarius striatus isolate MH-2024 chromosome 15, ASM4005453v1, whole genome shotgun sequence genomic region, the following are encoded:
- the nfil3 gene encoding nuclear factor interleukin-3-regulated protein → MQSIKQERDSGGEDALVLAVALQEADKDFSHTISAFPLKTKTTCRRKREFIPEEKKDTVYWERRRKNNEAAKRSREKRRINDMVLENKLTALEDENASLKAELLSLKLKFGLVSAAAYNQEIHKLSSATVYQDLVSPSANQASGRDLEPLHLRSSCISVIKHSPLVPKTGITQGGVGLWGALVVKEESTESESYAQKRGSPYELYRNYMTSPLSGGYPPPASFLQLTRSSSNSPRSSDDGAVSKSSDGEDEQQVPKGLLPSVADLGGVIVSTHKVPDATPSALPHKLRIKSRTTQIKVETVDPEYESSAKAFSSEQRCDQTSQDSPCPWSLQVTNVQHWTEWPKKMPEETETVSDGVDPKQL, encoded by the coding sequence ATGCAGTCGATCAAACAGGAGAGGGACTCCGGTGGAGAGGACGCGCTGGTCCTGGCCGTGGCCTTACAAGAGGCTGACAAAGACTTCAGCCACACAATCTCTGCATTTCCACTCAAGACTAAAACCACGTGTCGTAGGAAACGAGAGTTCAtcccagaggagaagaaagacacTGTTTACTGGGAGAGACGCCGCAAAAACAATGAGGCAGCTAAACGCTCCAGAGAGAAGCGGCGCATCAATGACATGGTGCTGGAGAACAAACTGACGGCCCTGGAAGATGAAAATGCTTCCCTCAAGGCTGAGCTTCTGTCTCTGAAGCTGAAGTTCGGCCTGGTGAGCGCTGCAGCGTACAACCAAGAAATCCACAAGTTATCCAGCGCCACCGTTTATCAGGACCTGGTGTCGCCCAGCGCCAACCAGGCTTCAGGCAGGGATTTGGAGCCTCTTCATCTGCGCAGCAGCTGCATATCAGTCATCAAGCATTCACCTCTTGTACCCAAGACAGGCATAACTCAGGGGGGAGTCGGCCTCTGGGGGGCTTTAGTGGTAAAGGAGGAATCAACAGAGAGTGAAAGCTATGCACAGAAGAGAGGCAGCCCCTACGAACTCTATAGAAACTACATGACCAGCCCCTTGTCTGGAGGTTACCCCCCGCCCGCTTCATTCCTGCAGCTCACCAGGTCATCCAGCAACTCCCCAAGAAGCTCAGACGATGGCGCTGTAAGCAAGTCTTCTGACGGTGAAGATGAACAGCAGGTCCCAAAAGGGTTACTGCCCTCTGTTGCCGACCTCGGAGGTGTTATCGTCTCCACGCACAAAGTGCCAGATGCCACCCCCTCAGCTTTGCCCCATAAACTGCGGATCAAATCCAGAACAACCCAAATCAAAGTGGAGACTGTCGATCCTGAATACGAGTCGTCTGCTAAGGCTTTCTCTTCTGAACAAAGATGTGACCAGACCTCTCAGGACTCTCCCTGCCCTTGGTCTTTGCAGGTCACCAATGTACAACACTGGACTGAGTGGCCGaagaagatgcctgaagaaaCAGAAACGGTCTCTGATGGAGTCGATCCAAAGCAGCTCTGA
- the auh gene encoding methylglutaconyl-CoA hydratase, mitochondrial — protein MAVLVRSRALFHTFRAQTAEFQSACPLASTFRWRRFGGLSRKVPACGLNTHGPVARFYSSDSKDDLRVRYLEGEDAGIVVVGINRPKAKNAISKNLVNMMFEAVEDIKKNNKVRSVIICSVVPGIFCAGADLKERAKMHQSEVGPFVSKARALITELGNLPVPTIAAIDGAALGGGLEMALACDIRIASNTAKMGLVEAKLAIIPGAGGTQRLPRVIGVSLAKELIFAARVLDGAEAGRVGLVNHSVEQNKSGDAAYVRALELAREINPQGPIAVRMAKLAINQGIEVDLSTGLAIEEACYAQVIPTKDRLEGLAAFKEKRRPLFKGE, from the exons ATGGCGGTCCTTGTCAGATCCAGAGCTCTCTTTCACACCTTTCGCGCGCAAACAGCGGAGTTTCAGAGCGCGTGTCCCCTGGCGTCAACTTTCCGTTGGAGACGGTTTGGCGGTTTGTCCCGCAAAGTCCCGGCTTGTGGTTTGAACACCCACGGACCCGTGGCGCGATTCTATAGCTCTGACTCCAAGGATGACCTCCGCGTCAGATACCTGGAGGGGGAGGACGCCG GTATTGTTGTTGTCGGGATAAATCGACCCAAAGCCAAAAATGCCATAAGCAAAAATCTCGTAAATATG ATGTTTGAGGCTGTGGAGGAcatcaagaaaaataacaaagtaCGCAGTGTGATTATATGCAGTGTGGTCCCTGGGATATTCTGTGCAG gtgcAGACCTGAAGGAGAGGGCTAAGATGCACCAGAGCGAGGTGGGACCGTTTGTGTCCAAAGCAAGAGCGCTCATCACAGAGCTGG gtaaTCTGCCAGTACCAACCATTGCTGCCATTGATGGAGCTGCTCTAGGAGGGGGCCTGGAGATGGCCCTCGCCTGTGACATCAGAATTGCCT CTAATACTGCAAAAATGGGACTAGTAGAGGCCAAACTCGCAATCATTCCTGGGGCAG GTGGTACTCAGCGCCTCCCCAGGGTGATCGGTGTGTCCCTGGCTAAAGAGCTGATCTTCGCTGCCCGGGTGCTTGATGGAGCCGAGGCGGGTCGTGTGGGCCTGGTTAACCATTCTGTGGAGCAGAACAAGAGTGGGGATGCTGCCTATGTCCGAGCCCTGGAGCTCGCCCGCGAAATCAACCCTCAG GGTCCAATCGCAGTCAGGATGGCAAAACTGGCAATTAACCAGGGCATAGAG GTGGATTTATCTACCGGTCTGGCCATTGAGGAGGCGTGCTACGCCCAG GTGATACCAACTAAAGACCGACTTGAAGGTTTGGCCGCGTTCAAGGAGAAGAGACGCCCTCTTTTTAAGGGGGAGTGA